In Patagioenas fasciata isolate bPatFas1 chromosome 20, bPatFas1.hap1, whole genome shotgun sequence, a genomic segment contains:
- the SPTAN1 gene encoding spectrin alpha chain, non-erythrocytic 1 isoform X7 has protein sequence MLSSFRKVKVQKMDPSGVKVLETAEDIQERRQQVLDRYHRFKELSSLRRQKLEDSYRFQFFQRDADELEKWIQEKLQIASDENYKDPSNLQGKLQKHQAFEAEVQANSGAIVKLDETGNQMINESHFASETIRTRLQELHRLWELLLEKMREKGVKLLQAQKLVQYLRECEDVLDWINDKEAIVTSEELGQDLEHVEVLQKKFEEFQTDLAAHEERVNEVNQFAGKLIQEQHPEEELIKSKQDEVNASWQRLKGLALQRQGKLFGAAEVQRFNRDVDETISWIKEKGQLMASDDFGRDLASVQALLRKHEGLERDLAALEDKVKALCAEADRLQQSHPINASQIQVKREELIANWEQIRTSAAERHARLNDSYRLQRFLADFRDLTSWVTEMKALINADELANDVAGAEALLDRHQEHKGEIDAHEDSFKSADESGQALLAAGHYASDEVKEKLTILSDERSALLELWELRRQQYEQCMDLQLFYRDTEQVDNWMSKQEAFLLNEDLGDSLDSVEALLKKHEDFEKSLSAQEEKITALDEFATKLIQNNHYAMDDVATRRDALLSRRNALHERAMYRRAQLADSFHLQQFFRDSDELKSWVNEKMKTATDEAYKDPSNLQGKVQKHQAFEAELSANQSRIDALEKAGQKLIDVNHYASDEVAARMNEVISLWKKLLEATELKGIKLREANQQQQFNRNVEDIELWLYEVEGHLASDDYGKDLTNVQNLQKKHALLEADVAAHQDRIDGITIQARQFQDAGHFDADNIKKKQEALVARYEALKDPMVARKQKLADSLRLQQLFRDIEDEETWIREKEPIAASTNRGKDLIGVQNLLKKHQALQAEIAGHEPRIKAVTQKGNAMVEEGHFAAEDVKIKLNELNQKWDSLKAKASQRRQDLEDSLQAQQYFADANEAESWMREKEPIVGSTDYGKDEDSAEALLKKHEALMSDLSAYGSSIQALREQAQSCRQQVAPTDDETGKELVLALYDYQEKSPREVTMKKGDILTLLNSTNKDWWKVEVNDRQGFVPAAYVKKLDPAQSASRENLLEEQGSIALRQEQIDNQTLITKEVGSVSLRMKQVEELYHSLLELGEKRKGMLEKSCKKFMLFREANELQQWINEKEAALTNEEVGADLEQVEVLQKKFDDFQKDLKANESRLKDINKVANDLESEGLMADEVQAVQQQEVYGAMPRDETDSKTASPWKSARLMVHTVATFSSIKELNERWRSLQQLAEERSQLLGSAHEVQRFHRDADETKEWIEEKNQALNTDNYGHDLASVQALQRKHEGFERDLAALGDKVNSLGETAQRLIQSHPESAEDLQEKCTELNQAWNSLGKRADQRKEKLGDSHDLQRFLSDFRDLMSWINGIRGLVSSDELAKDVTGAEALLERHQEHRTEIDARAGTFQAFEQFGQQLLAHGHYASPEIKEKLDILEQERTDLEKAWVQRRMMLDQCLELQLFHRDCEQAENWMAAREAFLNTEDKGDSLDSVEALIKKHEDFDKAINVQEEKIAVLQSFADQLISADHYAKGVIATRRNEVLDRWLRLKAQMIEKRSKLGESQTLQQFSRDVDEIEAWISEKLQTASDESYKDPTNIQLSKLLSKHQKHQAFEAELHANADRIRGVIDMGNSLIERGACAGSEDAVKARLAALADQWQFLVQKSAEKSQKLKEANKQQNFNTGIKDFDFWLSEVEALLASEDYGKDLASVNNLLKKHQLLEADISAHEDRLKDLNSQADSLMTSSAFDTSQVKDKRETINGRFQRIKSMAAARRAKLNESHRLHQFFRDMDDEESWIKEKKLLVSSEDYGRDLTGVQNLRKKHKRLEAELAAHEPAIQGVLDTGKKLSDDNTIGKEEIQQRLAQFVDHWKELKQLAAARGQRLEESLEYQQFVANVEEEEAWINEKMTLVASEDYGDTLAAIQGLLKKHEAFETDFTVHKDRVNDVCTNGEDLIKKNNHHVENITAKMKGLRGKVSDLEKAAAQRKAKLDENSAFLQFNWKADVVESWIGEKENSLKTDDYGRDLSSVQTLLTKQETFDAGLQAFQQEGIANITALKDQLLAAKHIQSKAIEARHASLMKRWNQLLSNSAARKKKLLEAQEHFRKVEDLFLTFAKKASAFNSWFENAEEDLTDPVRCNSLEEIKALREAHDAFRSSLSSAQADFNQLAELDRQIKSFRVASNPYTWFTMEALEETWRNLQKIIKERELELQKEQRRQEENDKLRQEFAQHANAFHQWIQETRSCMVEESGTLESQLEATKRKHQEIRAMRSQLKKIEDLGAAMEEALILDNKYTEHSTVGLAQQWDQLDQLGMRMQHNLEQQIQARNTTGVTEEALKEFSMMFKHFDKDKSGRLNHQEFKSCLRSLGYDLPMVEEGEPDPEFESILDTVDPNRDGHVSLQEYMAFMISRETENVKSSEEIESAFRALSSEGKPYVTKEELYQNLTREQADYCISHMKPYMDGKGRELPSAYDYIEFTRSLFVN, from the exons GAAGCAATAGTGACCTCAGAAGAGCTTGGGCAGGACTTGGAGCATGTTGAGGTTTTGCAAAAGAAGTTTGAAGAGTTCCAGACAGACCTTGCAGCTCATGAGGAAAGAGTAAATGAAGTGAACCAGTTTGCTGGCAAACTTATACAG GAACAACACCCTGAAGAGGAACTGATAAAGTCCAAACAGGATGAAGTGAATGCAAGCTGGCAGCGTCTTAAGGGGCTTGCCCTTCAGAGGCAAGGAAAACTCTTTGGGGCAGCGGAAGTTCAGCGTTTCAACAG gGATGTGGATGAAACAATCAGCTGGATTAAGGAGAAAGGGCAGTTGATGGCCTCAGATGATTTTGGCAGAGATTTGGCAAGTGTGCAGGCTTTATTGCGTAAACATGAAGGCCTGGAAAGAGATCTTGCAGCTCTGGAAGATAAG GTCAAGGCCCTTTGTGCAGAAGCCGACCGTTTGCAGCAGTCTCACCCGATAAatgcttctcaaattcaagtgaaaCGGGAGGAGCTGATTGCCAACTGGGAACAGATCCGAACTTCCGCAGCAGAGAGGCACGCTCGCCTTAACGACTCCTACAG GCTGCAGCGCTTTCTTGCGGATTTCCGAGACCTCACCAGCTGGGTGACTGAGATGAAGGCTCTGATTAACGCAGATGAACTTGCCAATGACGTGGCTGGAGCAGAAGCCCTTCTAGACAGACATCAGGAACATAAG GGAGAAATTGATGCCCATGAAGATAGCTTCAAATCTGCTGATGAGTCTGGCCAGGCTTTGCTTGCTGCTGGGCACTACGCTTCTGATGAAGTTAAAGAAAAG TTGACCATCCTCTCGGATGAAAGGTCTGCCTTGCTAGAACTATGGGAGCTTCGCAGGCAACAGTACGAACAGTGCATGGACCTGCAGCTTTTCTACAGAGATACTGAACAAGTGGACAACTGGATGAGCAAACAAGAA GCATTTCTGCTGAATGAAGACCTTGGTGATTCTCTGGATAGTGTGGAGGCTCTTCTAAAGAAACATGAGGACTTTGAAAAATCCTTAAGTGCCCAAGAGGAGAAAATCACA GCATTAGATGAGTTTGCTACTAAGTTGATTCAGAATAACCATTATGCCATGGATGATGTTGCTACACGCAGAGATGCT CTGCTGAGCCGCAGAAATGCCCTTCATGAACGAGCTATGTACCGCCGTGCTCAGCTTGCAGATTCTTTCCATCTGCAGCAGTTTTTCCGAGACTCCGATGAGCTAAAGAGTTGGgttaatgaaaaaatgaaaactgcGACAGATGAGGCATACAAG GATCCATCAAACTTGCAAGGTAAAGTTCAGAAACATCAGGCTTTTGAAGCAGAGCTTTCCGCTAATCAGAGCCGTATTGATGCGCTGGAGAAAGCTGGCCAGAAGTTGATTGATGTCAATCACTACGCATCTGATGAAGTGGCAGCTCGCATGAATGAAGTTATCAGCTTGTGGAAGAAACTTCTGGAGGCCACTGAGCTCAAAG GTATAAAACTGCGTGAAGCCAAtcaacagcagcagtttaatCGCAATGTGGAGGACATAGAGCTGTGGCTATATGAAGTGGAGGGACACCTGGCTTCTGATGATTATGGAAAAGATCTTACTAACGTTCAGAATCTTCAGAAGAAACATGCCCTGCTAGAGGCAGATGTTGCTGCCCATCAG GATCGTATAGATGGCATTACCATCCAGGCACGCCAGTTCCAAGATGCTGGGCACTTTGATGCTGACAACATCAAGAAGAAACAAGAAGCTTTAGTAGCTCGTTATGAAGCTCTAAAGGATCCTATGGTAGCTCGCAAGCAGAAACTTGCTGATTCTCTTCGCCTGCAGCAGCTTTTCCGTGACATTGAGGATGAAGAGACATGGATTAGGGAAAAAGAACCTATTGCAGCTTCAACAAACCGAG GCAAGGACTTAATCGGTGTCCAGAATCTGCTAAAGAAGCACCAGGCTCTGCAGGCAGAAATTGCAGGCCATGAGCCCCGCATTAAAGCAGTCACACAGAAAGGAAATGCTATGGTGGAAGAGG GACACTTTGCAGCTGAGGATGTGAAAATCAAATTGAACGAGCTAAACCAAAAATGGGACTCTCTGAAAGCTAAAGCGTCACAGCGTCGACAAGACCTAGAGGATTCCCTGCAGGCTCAGCAGTACTTTGCTGATGCTAACGAGGCAGAATCCTGGATGAGGGAAAAGGAGCCCATTGTAGGCAGCACAGACTATGGAAAAGATGAAGACTCTGCTGAG GCTCTTCTGAAGAAACACGAAGCTTTGATGTCTGATCTTTCCGCTTACGGCAGTAGCATACAGGCGTTAAGGGAACAGGCCCAGTCATGCAGG CAACAAGTTGCTCCCACGGATGATGAAACTGGAAAAGAGCTTGTTCTGGCACTCTATGATTATCAAGAGAAGAGTCCCCGGGAGGTGACTATGAAAAAGGGAGATATCCTCACCTTACTCAACAGCACCAACAAG GACTGGTGGAAGGTTGAAGTTAATGATCGCCAGGGCTTTGTACCTGCTGCTTATGTGAAAAAACTGGATCCTGCCCAGTCTGCATCCCGAGAGAATCTCCTGGAAGAACAAGGCAGCATAGCACTGCGCCAGGAGCAGATTGACAACCA GACTCTCATAACTAAGGAGGTCGGCAGTGTATCTCTGCGTATGAAACAGGTCGAAGAACT GTatcactctcttcttgagctGGGAGAAAAGCGCAAAGGCATGCTAgagaaaagctgcaaaaaatTCATGCTTTTCCGTGAAGCCAACGAGCTCCAGCAGTGGATCAATGAGAAGGAGGCCGCGCTCACAAACGAGGAAGTGGGTGCTGATCTGGAGCAGGTGGAGGTGCTGCAGAAGAAGTTTGATGATTTTCAGAAG GATTTAAAAGCTAACGAGTCACGTCTGAAGGACATAAACAAGGTTGCGAATGACCTGGAGTCGGAAGGGTTGATGGCAGATGAGGTGCAAGCAGTACAGCAACAG GAAGTCTATGGCGCGATGCCCAGG GATGAAACTGACTCTAAGACGGCCTCTCCGTGGAAG TCTGCGCGTTTGATGGTTCATACAGTGGCAACCTTTAGCTCAATCAAG GAGCTCAATGAACGCTGGAGGTCCCTGCAGCAGTTGGCAGAGGAGCGGAGCCAGCTGTTGGGCAGCGCTCATGAAGTCCAGCGGTTCCACAG AGATGCTGATGAAACAAAAGAATGGATAGAGGAGAAGAATCAAGCATTAAACACAGACAACTATGGCCATGACTTGGCCAGCGTGCAGGCTCTGCAGCGCAAACATGAAGGCTTTGAGAGAGACTTGGCAGCTCTTGGAGACAAG GTGAATTCTCTTGGTGAAACTGCTCAGCGTCTGATCCAGTCACATCCAGAATCTGCTGAAGATCTCCAAGAAAAATGTACTGAGTTAAATCAGGCTTGGAATAGTCTGGGAAAACGTGCTGACCAGCGCAAAGAGAAGCTTGGAGACTCTCATGACCTGCAGCGTTTCCTCAGTGACTTCAG GGACCTTATGTCTTGGATCAATGGAATCCGGGGCCTGGTCTCCTCAGATGAACTTGCGAAGGATGTGACTGGAGCTGAAGCTTTATTGGAGAGGCATCAG GAACACCGCACTGAAATAGATGCAAGGGCTGGCACCTTCCAGGCATTTGAGCAGTTTGGACAACAGCTTCTGGCTCATGGACACTACGCCAGCCCAGAGATCAAGGAGAAACTGGACATTCTAGAGCAGGAACGGACAGACCTAGAGAAGGCCTGGGTGCAGCGCAGAATGATGCTAGACCAGTGCCTGGAACTACAG CTGTTTCATCGGGACTGTGAACAAGCTGAAAACTGGATGGCTGCACGAGAGGCGTTCCTGAACACAGAGGATAAAGGAGACTCCTTAGACAGCGTGGAGGCGCTCATCAAGAAACATGAAGATTTTGATAAGGCAATCAATGTCCAG gaagagaaaattgcCGTCTTACAGTCCTTTGCTGACCAGTTGATCTCTGCTGATCATTATGCAAAAGGTGTCATTGCTACCAGGCGCAATGAGGTTCTGGACAG GTGGCTTCGTCTGAAAGCTCAAATGATTGAAAAGAGATCGAAGCTGGGAGAATCTCAGACGCTCCAGCAGTTCAGTCGCGATGTGGATGAAATAGAAGCCTGGATCAGTGAAAAGCTCCAAACTGCAAGCGATGAGTCGTATAAGGATCCCACGAATATCCAG CTTTCCAAACTGCTG AGCAAACACCAGAAGCACCAGGCCTTTGAAGCGGAGCTCCACGCCAACGCAGACCGGATCCGCGGAGTCATCGACATGGGGAACTCCCTGATTGAGAGAGGAGCGTGTGCCGGCAGCGAGGATGCCGTGAAG GCACGCCTGGCTGCCCTGGCTGACCAGTGGCAATTCCTGGTGCAGAAATCAGCAGAGAAGAGTCAGAAACTGAAAGAAGCCAATAAGCAACAGAATTTCAATACTGGCATCAAGGACTTTGATTTCTGGCTTTCAGAG GTGGAGGCTTTATTGGCATCTGAAGACTATGGGAAGGACTTGGCGTCAGTTAACAACCTTCTGAAGAAACACCAGTTACTGGAGGCTGATATATCTGCTCATGAG GATCGTCTGAAGGACCTGAACAGTCAGGCTGACAGCCTGATGACCAGCAGCGCTTTCGATACTTCCCAAGTAAAAGATAAACGCGAGACCATCAATGGGCGCTTTCAGAGGATTAAGAGCATGGCAGCTGCCCGCCGTGCGAAGCTGAACGAGTCCCACCGCCTGCATCAGTTTTTCCGTGATATGGATGATGAGGAGTCTTGGATCAA AGAGAAGAAGCTGTTGGTCAGCTCAGAGGACTATGgcagagacctaactggtgtgcaGAACCTTAGGAAGAAACACAAGCGCTTAGAAGCAGAATTAGCTGCCCATGAACCTGCTATCCAG GGAGTTCTAGACACCGGTAAGAAGCTTTCAGACGATAACACGATTGGAAAGGAGGAGATACAGCAGAGACTGGCTCAGTTTGTGGATCACTGGAAGGAGTTAAAACAGTTGGCAGCTGCCAG GGGCCAGCGTCTGGAGGAGTCTCTGGAGTACCAGCAGTTCGTGGCAAATGTTGAGGAAGAAGAAGCCTGGATCAATGAGAAAATGACACTGGTGGCCAGTGAGGACTATGGGGACACCCTTGCTGCTATCCAG GGCTTGCTGAAAAAGCACGAAGCATTCGAGACTGATTTTACTGTCCACAAAGACAGAGTGAACGATGTTTGTACCAATGGAGAGGATCTCATTAAAAAG AACAATCACCATGTGGAGAACATCACTGCCAAGATGAAGGGCCTGAGAGGCAAAGTGTCTGATCTGGAGAAAGCGGCAGCTCAGAGGAAAGCCAAACTGGATGAGAACTCTGCCTTCCTCCAGTTCAACTGGAAAGCTGATGTCGTGGAGTCGTGGATCG gtgAGAAGGAGAACAGTCTGAAGACAGATGATTATGGACGTGACCTCTCATCTGTGCAGACACTGCTGACCAAACAG gAAACTTTTGATGCTGGACTTCAGGCTTTCCAGCAGGAGGGAATCGCAAACATCACTGCTCTGAAAGACCAGCTCCTTGCAGCCAAACACATCCAGTCCAAGGCCATAGAGGCTCGGCATGCGTCCTTGATGAAACGCTGGAATCAGCTGCTTTCTAATTCTGCTGCCAGGAAAAAGAAACTCTTGGAGGCTCAGGAGCATTTCAGAAAG GTTGAGGATCTGTTCCTGACTTTTGCAAAGAAGGCGTCTGCCTTCAACAGCTGGTTTGAGAACGCTGAAGAGGACCTGACGGATCCCGTGCGCTGTAACTCGCTGGAAGAAATCAAAGCACTGCGAGAAGCTCACGATGCTTTCCGTTCCTCACTGAGTTCGGCCCAGGCTGACTTCAACCAGCTGGCAGAGCTCGATCGCCAGATCAAGAGCTTCCGTGTAGCCTCCAACCCATACACTTGGTTTACTATGGAGGCTCTCGAAGAAACCTGGAGGAATCTGCAGAAAATTATCAAG GAACGTGAACTGGAGCTGCAGAAGGAACAACGAAGGCAGGAAGAAAATGACAAACTGCGCCAGGAATTTGCTCAGCATGCTAATGCTTTCCACCAGTGGATTCAGGAGACCAG GTCTTGTATGGTGGAGGAATCGGGAACGCTGGAATCGCAGCTGGAAGCCACTAAA CGCAAGCACCAGGAGATCCGAGCTATGAGGAGCCAGCTGAAGAAGATCGAGGACCTCGGGGCGGCCATGGAAGAGGCGCTTATCCTGGACAACAAATACACGGAGCACAGCACCGTGGGGCTGGCGCAGCAGTGGGACCAGCTGGACCAGCTGGGGATGAGGATGCAGCACAACCTGGAGCAGCAGATTCAGGCTCG AAACACAACTGGAGTCACCGAGGAGGCCCTGAAGGAGTTCAGCATGATGTTCAA GCACTTCGACAAGGACAAGTCTGGACGACTTAATCACCAGGAGTTCAAGTCTTGCTTGCGCTCTCTGGGCTATGACCTGCCTATGGTTGAGGAAGGGGAGCCAGACCCAGAGTTTGAGTCTATTCTTGACACTGTGGATCCCAACAG GGATGGACACGTCTCGCTGCAGGAGTACATGGCGTTCATGATCAGCCGGGAAACGGAGAACGTGAAATCCAGCGAGGAGATCGAGAGCGCTTTCCGTGCGCTCAGCTCCGAGGGGAAGCCCTATGTGACCAAGGAGGAGCTCTACCAA AACCTGACCCGGGAACAAGCCGACTACTGCATCTCTCACATGAAGCCCTACATGGACGGCAAGGGCAGAGAACTGCCTTCTGCCTACGACTACATAGAATTTACACGTTCACTCTTTGTGAATTGA